One Candidatus Hydrogenedentota bacterium DNA segment encodes these proteins:
- a CDS encoding SUMF1/EgtB/PvdO family nonheme iron enzyme: MRSMLNNPRLAAIVSLIALPAFWSCSLRETADSQQPSTVPEPARAADASAPDGCVLIPAGIFEMGDHHGFVDPKHGGDETPVHQVRLDAFYMGIYDVTTRQYCEFLNAAVAQRTIEVRQGGVYLAGANELLCETRAMSPYSRIAWDGVHFAVLDRKEDHPIVCIRWPGAAAYCNWLSAQQDRPPCYDTATWECDFSRSGFRLPTEAEWEYAARGGLHDPYCNFPWGDDADPAKANWPESNNPFRTGPLPWTTPVGFFNGQLRARADFGWPGTEETFQTGDGANGYGLYDMAGNVWQSVNDWYARDYYGYSPADNPPGPERPSLMPDGKPYRGMRGGNWYNGEYGHSRVSNRNPSYWRGPEDPDHPYYHVGFRVVLPINAETRAVAKSTAAQAENRGKPATNGRPRQPLREQRPPRREERRGRPGGPGPRRGKDAGNPPPPREGTPKRQAALDITTLSEGKLGLVADTPKASPGYTLFAPKHRTMTYLINNEGHVVHEWTKSQFEPGQTVYLLENGHLLRCCFTHAQGFTRGGEGGRLEEYDWDDNLVWEFDYASDEHMLHHDVAVMPNGNVLALAVERKTLEDCVAAGFDPDLLRDGELFPDYVVEIEPVRPKGGRIVWEWHVWDHLIQDREPDRRNYGNVAEHPERISVNCNGRGIPAFWNHMNSIAYNAKLDQIMLSVRGCNEIWIIDHALTAEDAAGCTAGRYATGGGLLYRWGNPAAYDQDDGHGRRLFQQHDAHWIPNGYPGAGNVLIFNNGLDRGFSSVEEIVLPVDVRGSYQMATDHTYGPSEPVWCYASPDKAHFYSPEISGAHRLPNGNTLICAGVLGTFFEVTPEGETVWKYVNPVVRGGTLAQGELPGVDERGHYLNAVFKVHRYPPDYAAFAGRDLTPAGPIELPAAMKGKTGLDRVNTAPERGRRQPGKDSAPENENILRSLGYL, translated from the coding sequence ATGAGATCCATGCTCAATAACCCCAGGCTTGCAGCCATTGTGTCACTGATCGCCCTACCGGCTTTCTGGAGCTGTTCTCTGAGGGAAACCGCCGACTCGCAACAACCATCGACTGTCCCGGAGCCGGCGCGAGCCGCCGATGCGTCCGCACCCGATGGCTGTGTGTTGATCCCGGCCGGCATCTTTGAGATGGGCGATCATCATGGCTTTGTGGACCCGAAGCATGGCGGCGACGAGACGCCGGTGCATCAGGTGCGGCTGGACGCCTTCTACATGGGCATCTACGACGTCACCACGCGGCAATACTGCGAATTCCTCAACGCCGCAGTTGCCCAACGGACCATTGAGGTGCGGCAGGGGGGCGTATATCTCGCCGGCGCAAACGAGTTGCTCTGCGAGACGCGGGCCATGTCGCCGTACAGCCGTATCGCGTGGGATGGGGTGCATTTCGCGGTCCTTGATCGCAAAGAGGACCATCCCATTGTCTGTATCCGCTGGCCGGGCGCCGCGGCATACTGCAATTGGCTGAGCGCGCAACAAGACCGCCCGCCTTGCTACGACACCGCCACTTGGGAGTGCGATTTCAGCCGGAGCGGTTTCCGGCTGCCCACCGAAGCCGAGTGGGAATACGCCGCGCGCGGCGGATTACACGATCCCTACTGCAACTTCCCCTGGGGCGACGATGCCGATCCGGCAAAGGCTAACTGGCCGGAATCGAATAATCCATTTCGCACAGGCCCTTTGCCGTGGACGACGCCCGTCGGTTTTTTCAACGGACAGCTTCGTGCGAGGGCCGATTTCGGCTGGCCCGGAACCGAGGAAACCTTCCAGACCGGCGACGGCGCAAACGGCTATGGTCTCTACGACATGGCCGGCAACGTGTGGCAGTCTGTCAATGACTGGTATGCCCGCGATTACTACGGATATAGCCCCGCGGACAATCCGCCGGGACCGGAACGTCCCAGCCTGATGCCTGACGGCAAGCCGTATCGTGGCATGCGCGGCGGGAACTGGTATAACGGCGAGTATGGCCACAGCCGCGTGTCGAACCGCAACCCCTCGTACTGGCGGGGGCCCGAAGACCCGGACCATCCTTACTACCATGTAGGATTCCGCGTCGTGCTGCCCATCAACGCCGAAACCCGGGCGGTTGCGAAATCAACCGCGGCGCAAGCGGAAAATCGCGGTAAACCTGCCACAAACGGCCGGCCGCGACAGCCCCTCCGTGAGCAGCGTCCGCCCCGGCGGGAAGAACGTCGAGGCCGTCCGGGCGGACCGGGTCCACGGAGAGGCAAAGACGCCGGCAACCCGCCTCCGCCGCGGGAGGGAACCCCAAAGAGACAAGCCGCGCTCGATATCACCACACTCTCGGAAGGAAAGCTCGGCCTTGTGGCCGATACCCCCAAAGCTTCGCCAGGCTATACCCTGTTCGCCCCCAAACACCGGACTATGACATATCTCATCAATAACGAGGGGCACGTCGTCCATGAATGGACCAAGAGTCAGTTTGAACCGGGGCAGACCGTTTACCTGCTTGAAAACGGACATCTCCTGCGGTGTTGCTTTACACATGCCCAAGGGTTCACCCGAGGCGGCGAAGGCGGCCGGCTCGAAGAGTACGACTGGGACGACAACCTCGTGTGGGAGTTTGATTATGCCAGCGACGAACATATGCTCCACCACGACGTTGCGGTAATGCCTAATGGCAATGTCTTGGCCCTTGCCGTCGAGCGCAAAACCCTTGAGGATTGTGTCGCCGCCGGTTTCGATCCTGACCTGCTCCGCGACGGTGAACTGTTCCCGGACTATGTAGTGGAAATCGAGCCCGTGCGGCCCAAGGGCGGAAGAATCGTCTGGGAATGGCATGTGTGGGACCACCTGATTCAGGATCGGGAGCCGGACAGAAGAAACTATGGCAATGTCGCCGAGCATCCTGAACGCATCAGTGTAAACTGCAACGGACGCGGTATCCCTGCCTTCTGGAACCATATGAACTCCATCGCGTATAACGCGAAGTTGGACCAGATCATGCTAAGCGTTCGCGGGTGCAACGAGATCTGGATCATCGACCATGCGCTGACAGCGGAGGATGCGGCTGGCTGCACCGCCGGACGATACGCCACGGGCGGCGGCCTGCTTTACCGCTGGGGCAATCCGGCCGCCTATGACCAGGATGACGGTCACGGCCGCCGGCTCTTCCAGCAACACGATGCGCACTGGATCCCGAACGGCTATCCGGGAGCGGGGAACGTCCTGATCTTCAATAACGGATTGGACCGCGGCTTCTCTTCCGTCGAGGAAATCGTGTTGCCAGTGGACGTCAGGGGAAGCTACCAAATGGCCACGGACCACACCTACGGTCCCTCGGAGCCGGTCTGGTGTTACGCGTCGCCCGACAAGGCCCATTTCTACTCGCCCGAGATCTCGGGCGCCCATCGACTGCCTAACGGAAATACCTTGATATGCGCCGGCGTCCTGGGAACTTTCTTTGAGGTCACCCCTGAGGGCGAGACCGTTTGGAAATACGTCAACCCGGTTGTCCGGGGAGGAACCCTTGCCCAGGGAGAACTACCCGGTGTTGATGAGCGCGGCCATTACTTGAATGCGGTATTCAAGGTGCATCGATATCCGCCGGACTATGCAGCGTTCGCAGGCAGAGATCTCACGCCCGCCGGGCCTATCGAACTGCCCGCCGCCATGAAGGGCAAGACCGGCCTGGACAGAGTGAATACGGCGCCCGAGCGAGGGCGTCGCCAGCCCGGCAAGGATTCAGCGCCCGAAAACGAAAACATCCTGCGCTCCCTGGGCTACCTGTAA
- a CDS encoding metallophosphoesterase: MRRTFSRTPAVVAGLLILAAAGLSQEQEHHLGGRGQLDAVPMRAKELQRGPSSVFYTGVPAHDFDIILGRPTGHCITLSILGYIPMDGYVAYGTAVGDLVRKTKIFPLGPGQPQEVLLDELTPGTQHYYQLYLRRAGTDAFVPDETCTFHTQRTPGTSFTFTVQADSHLDSPESPELYARALRSALGDAPDFHIDLGDTFMTDKRKQDYQAALPQYLAQRYYFGLLCHSAPLFLVLGNHDGEFGQRFSAQGDCIAGWSNAIRKRLFPNPVPNDFYAGNDTPFESLGLLEDYYAWKWGGALFVVLDPYWYTTTRAHGAHGQWNTTLGEEQYRWLESTLKDNTAAFKFVFIHNLVGGTDVSMRGGAEAARYGEWGGHDWDGRHAFQEQRPGWGMPVHALLARYGVNVVFHGHDHFFARQELDGVIYQLVPQPSRSGGRGAARMAAEYGYVQGDFLASPGYLRVNVDKALATVSYVRTPVTNRTDGAEGGSQVAFEYRIAARAQQGQSRTGGTADGTGLPTSQQDPNDEIHAQ, translated from the coding sequence ATGAGACGCACTTTCTCACGAACGCCGGCAGTTGTGGCTGGTCTTCTCATTCTGGCTGCGGCCGGTTTGTCCCAGGAACAGGAACATCACCTTGGGGGACGCGGCCAGCTCGATGCCGTTCCAATGCGCGCAAAAGAACTTCAACGTGGTCCTTCGTCCGTTTTCTACACGGGCGTGCCAGCGCACGATTTCGACATCATTCTCGGGCGTCCGACTGGCCACTGCATAACACTCAGCATTCTGGGTTATATCCCCATGGACGGGTATGTTGCCTACGGAACCGCCGTCGGAGATTTGGTTCGAAAGACGAAGATATTCCCCCTTGGCCCCGGCCAGCCCCAGGAGGTCCTGCTCGATGAATTGACGCCCGGTACGCAGCATTACTATCAGCTGTACTTGCGGCGCGCAGGGACGGACGCTTTCGTACCGGATGAGACTTGCACATTCCACACCCAACGTACTCCGGGGACGTCATTTACGTTCACGGTGCAGGCCGATTCGCATCTTGATAGCCCGGAATCTCCTGAACTGTACGCGCGCGCCCTTCGCTCGGCCCTTGGCGACGCCCCTGATTTTCACATCGACCTCGGCGACACGTTCATGACCGACAAGCGCAAACAGGACTATCAGGCCGCGCTGCCTCAGTATCTGGCTCAACGCTACTACTTCGGTTTGCTTTGCCATTCGGCCCCGCTCTTTCTCGTTCTCGGAAATCATGATGGTGAGTTCGGACAACGCTTCAGCGCCCAGGGGGATTGCATCGCCGGATGGTCCAATGCCATCCGGAAGCGGCTCTTCCCGAACCCCGTTCCCAACGATTTCTATGCCGGCAACGATACCCCGTTCGAGTCACTGGGGCTGCTGGAAGACTACTATGCTTGGAAGTGGGGCGGTGCGCTCTTTGTGGTCCTGGATCCCTACTGGTACACGACAACTCGCGCGCACGGAGCACACGGGCAGTGGAACACAACGCTCGGGGAAGAGCAATACCGGTGGCTCGAGAGCACGTTGAAAGATAACACGGCGGCATTCAAGTTCGTCTTCATCCACAACCTGGTCGGGGGTACAGATGTCTCCATGCGGGGTGGCGCGGAAGCTGCCCGGTATGGTGAATGGGGCGGTCATGACTGGGATGGCCGACACGCCTTTCAGGAGCAGCGCCCCGGTTGGGGTATGCCGGTTCATGCACTTCTCGCCCGGTACGGAGTCAACGTAGTATTCCATGGTCACGATCACTTCTTTGCGCGCCAGGAACTCGATGGCGTGATTTATCAACTCGTGCCGCAGCCTTCCCGCTCGGGCGGCCGGGGAGCTGCGCGAATGGCCGCCGAGTACGGCTATGTGCAGGGAGACTTCCTGGCAAGTCCCGGCTATTTGAGAGTTAACGTCGACAAAGCGCTTGCGACCGTCTCCTACGTCCGCACGCCGGTGACAAATCGCACGGACGGCGCCGAAGGCGGTTCTCAAGTCGCTTTCGAATACCGGATAGCCGCGAGGGCGCAACAAGGGCAATCCAGAACAGGCGGTACCGCGGACGGTACAGGGCTACCCACCTCACAACAGGACCCCAACGATGAGATCCATGCTCAATAA
- a CDS encoding carbon-nitrogen hydrolase family protein, with protein MGPKEAVTITMVQLTTGPEAPPPIERMPLFFEKAADLGSDLVVFPEYVLGDTITPKDAVAREFFALAAKHKINAVTGCVEKHGTDQWSTSAWVVDRAGNFLGRYLKCHPASGPEPHFWPPNQGNDREARGILGSEFKVFTLDCAPVGILQCYDGYFPEAWGCTSYMGAEIILWINGRFGMVEDSHCIMAAQCYGCVVGANITMGFNTGFAGPGCVTPAGGYSQEREQARLYPRIKDKGDACVSASINLAELRWKRKHLRTMHQRRPELYGLLTRDVKMWQNYPEIQWDFPECAGLVNKAQL; from the coding sequence ATGGGCCCGAAAGAAGCCGTGACAATTACGATGGTCCAGCTTACCACGGGGCCGGAAGCGCCGCCGCCCATCGAGCGAATGCCCCTGTTCTTCGAGAAGGCGGCGGATCTCGGCTCCGATTTGGTTGTCTTCCCCGAGTACGTCCTGGGCGATACGATCACACCCAAAGACGCGGTGGCCCGGGAGTTCTTCGCGCTGGCCGCAAAGCACAAGATCAACGCGGTCACCGGCTGCGTCGAAAAACACGGCACGGACCAGTGGTCTACCAGCGCATGGGTGGTCGATCGCGCCGGCAATTTTCTCGGCCGGTATCTTAAATGCCACCCCGCCTCGGGTCCCGAGCCTCACTTCTGGCCGCCGAACCAGGGCAACGATCGGGAAGCCCGCGGCATCCTCGGCAGCGAATTCAAGGTGTTCACGCTGGACTGCGCTCCGGTCGGCATTCTCCAATGCTATGACGGCTATTTCCCGGAGGCGTGGGGATGTACCTCATACATGGGCGCTGAGATCATCCTTTGGATAAACGGCCGCTTCGGCATGGTCGAAGACTCCCACTGCATCATGGCCGCGCAGTGCTACGGCTGCGTCGTCGGCGCGAACATCACCATGGGGTTCAACACCGGATTCGCAGGGCCGGGCTGCGTCACGCCCGCCGGCGGCTACTCCCAGGAACGCGAGCAGGCACGCCTCTATCCTCGCATCAAAGACAAGGGCGACGCCTGTGTCAGTGCCTCCATCAACCTCGCCGAACTTCGATGGAAACGCAAGCACTTGCGGACCATGCACCAGCGCCGGCCCGAACTCTACGGACTGCTCACGCGCGACGTCAAAATGTGGCAGAACTATCCAGAGATCCAGTGGGATTTCCCCGAGTGCGCGGGACTGGTCAATAAAGCTCAGCTTTAG
- a CDS encoding glycoside hydrolase family 2 TIM barrel-domain containing protein, which translates to MRLRLCVALALLLAVPIAFAQAVPASAADEKNLEPSERFLPDVFSHRISYRREVDLNGVWEFKRDPGNIGESQGWHEGKGAFEACMTVPGAPQAQGHGEPHQYQRTMFMEPFWIRRSFSVPPLAYGERLWLRIGGILPAARIYVNGREAGYTKSSRTPQRVDITDFVRANAENAIAIKVCELPEVRMDGMLEWNEGTQLWSGPYRPIYCEIAGKCSVIDAYVRTRLSDGVVEVDVDLSHAPEVPTDLELAVKDGEKRLGRALGRMPERQTHARSSVKLRTFEAWSPEHPKLYTLEISLKERGASIESDKVGMRFGMREFKTEGTKFYLNGAPLYVRCFGEHLYYPDTLCPPSDVNWYAPRLRLARQYGMNAVKGCVEAVPPEFLEACDEAGILVIQEMPFGLSTLRANRYTIDERFRRYYSGELDGLVRISRNHASVMAYSMSSEMSFDSQTQESFDYFSGAGGLPGQTRRLAPHALVIDCTGYVNTMETKKGARDTDFYASIHPLWLKDVFEELDMESDGRAPMVLHEYNWWSSYPDVSLRDKYADSQLKPFWLDRLEETARAQGQAELIPLYHKNSTWLQTLSRKDGIEYARRGKLIEGYILWLLIDYGHWTEGLLDDFWSPKNITPEEFLKSNGDTVIVLAQDGNRCLPMGAKTDIPLGISHYGESSLDGSVLKWKTTGPWGAVEGEIPVDTLPQGAFTCAGSAQFEPPAAKRAYKLGLEAALYHKNRLINTNNWSFWAFPDVEEPLRSAALPENAGKLFDTGLFLRTYAQKLAPIPASARVVIADTADEALANYLEGGGRCLLFTHGSELENMKMYYENISFYPLFRTIPWNAGDSGNSGTLISPHPAMEAFPHEGMCDLPFINMLKGNLPMEFSPLRGYGVTPIIRGIDHYYTHRNNAHLLEFKVGDGRVLACTLGVLQCLRPHTAGQTSYDKPEALCPNETVEARYLLKCFWDYMNGSRFSPAATVPREEFVRLFRQRAAAP; encoded by the coding sequence ATGAGGCTGCGTTTATGCGTTGCGCTGGCGTTGCTCTTGGCGGTCCCCATTGCCTTTGCCCAGGCCGTACCCGCAAGTGCGGCCGACGAAAAGAACCTGGAGCCGAGCGAACGATTCCTGCCCGATGTCTTCTCGCACCGCATATCGTACCGGCGCGAGGTGGATTTGAACGGCGTCTGGGAGTTCAAACGAGACCCGGGCAACATCGGTGAGAGCCAGGGGTGGCATGAGGGGAAGGGCGCGTTTGAAGCGTGCATGACGGTTCCGGGGGCGCCCCAGGCACAGGGTCACGGCGAACCGCACCAGTACCAACGCACGATGTTCATGGAACCGTTTTGGATTCGCCGCTCGTTCTCTGTTCCACCGTTGGCATACGGTGAGCGGCTATGGCTGCGCATCGGAGGCATTCTCCCGGCGGCCAGGATCTACGTCAACGGCCGTGAAGCGGGCTATACAAAGAGCAGCCGTACGCCGCAGCGCGTGGATATTACGGATTTCGTGCGCGCCAATGCCGAGAATGCCATCGCCATCAAGGTGTGCGAGCTTCCGGAAGTCCGCATGGACGGGATGTTGGAGTGGAACGAGGGTACGCAGTTGTGGAGCGGCCCGTACCGTCCCATTTATTGCGAAATCGCGGGTAAATGCAGCGTGATTGATGCGTATGTGCGCACGCGGCTTTCGGACGGGGTTGTGGAAGTCGATGTCGACCTGTCGCATGCGCCGGAGGTTCCCACGGACCTCGAACTGGCCGTCAAGGATGGCGAGAAACGGCTGGGCCGGGCGCTGGGGCGCATGCCTGAAAGGCAGACGCACGCGCGAAGTTCAGTGAAACTGCGCACGTTTGAGGCGTGGTCGCCGGAACATCCGAAGCTGTACACGCTGGAAATCAGTTTGAAGGAACGGGGGGCGTCCATCGAGTCCGACAAGGTTGGCATGCGGTTCGGCATGCGGGAATTCAAGACGGAGGGGACCAAGTTCTACCTGAACGGGGCGCCGCTGTACGTGCGCTGTTTCGGCGAACACCTCTATTACCCGGATACGCTGTGTCCGCCATCGGACGTCAACTGGTACGCGCCCCGTCTCCGCCTGGCGCGCCAGTACGGAATGAATGCGGTCAAGGGATGCGTGGAGGCGGTGCCGCCGGAATTCCTCGAAGCGTGCGATGAAGCCGGAATACTGGTCATTCAGGAAATGCCGTTTGGCCTTTCCACCTTGCGCGCGAACCGGTACACCATCGACGAGCGGTTCAGGCGGTATTATTCGGGCGAACTCGACGGCCTTGTGCGGATCAGCCGGAACCATGCGTCCGTCATGGCCTACAGCATGTCGAGCGAGATGTCCTTTGACAGCCAGACCCAGGAATCGTTCGATTACTTCAGCGGCGCAGGCGGTTTGCCGGGGCAGACGCGGCGCCTGGCGCCGCACGCCTTGGTGATAGACTGCACGGGCTATGTCAACACAATGGAAACGAAAAAGGGTGCGCGCGACACCGATTTCTATGCCTCAATACATCCCTTGTGGTTGAAAGACGTGTTTGAAGAGTTGGATATGGAGTCAGACGGCCGCGCACCGATGGTTCTGCACGAGTACAACTGGTGGAGCAGCTATCCCGACGTCTCCCTTAGGGACAAATACGCGGATTCACAGTTGAAACCGTTCTGGCTCGACAGACTCGAAGAGACCGCGCGGGCTCAAGGCCAGGCCGAGCTGATACCGCTCTATCACAAGAACTCCACTTGGCTGCAGACGCTGTCCCGAAAAGACGGCATCGAATACGCGCGCAGAGGGAAGTTGATCGAAGGGTACATCTTGTGGCTGCTGATCGACTACGGGCATTGGACCGAGGGCCTTCTCGACGATTTCTGGAGTCCGAAGAACATCACGCCGGAGGAATTCCTGAAATCCAACGGTGACACGGTCATCGTGTTGGCGCAGGACGGCAACCGGTGTTTGCCGATGGGTGCAAAGACAGACATTCCTCTGGGCATCAGTCACTATGGTGAGTCCTCTCTTGACGGAAGCGTGTTGAAATGGAAGACGACGGGGCCGTGGGGGGCGGTTGAGGGCGAGATCCCGGTTGATACCTTGCCTCAGGGGGCGTTCACCTGCGCGGGTTCCGCGCAGTTCGAGCCGCCGGCCGCGAAACGGGCGTACAAGCTCGGCCTGGAAGCCGCGTTGTATCATAAGAACCGGCTCATCAACACCAACAACTGGTCGTTCTGGGCGTTTCCGGACGTCGAGGAGCCGCTGCGCTCAGCGGCACTTCCCGAAAATGCCGGAAAACTCTTCGATACCGGCCTGTTTCTCCGCACCTATGCCCAGAAACTCGCGCCCATCCCGGCTTCGGCCCGGGTTGTCATTGCGGATACAGCGGATGAGGCGTTGGCAAACTACCTCGAGGGAGGAGGCCGCTGTCTGCTGTTCACGCACGGGTCCGAGCTCGAAAACATGAAGATGTACTATGAAAACATCAGTTTCTACCCGCTTTTCCGTACGATTCCGTGGAACGCGGGGGACAGCGGCAACTCGGGGACCCTCATAAGCCCACATCCCGCGATGGAAGCGTTTCCTCACGAAGGGATGTGCGACCTGCCGTTTATCAACATGTTGAAAGGCAATCTGCCCATGGAATTCAGCCCGTTGCGGGGCTATGGGGTAACGCCGATAATCCGCGGGATTGACCACTACTACACCCATCGCAACAATGCCCACCTGCTTGAGTTCAAGGTGGGAGATGGCCGCGTGCTCGCGTGCACGCTGGGTGTCTTGCAGTGTCTGAGGCCTCATACCGCGGGCCAGACATCGTATGACAAGCCCGAAGCCTTGTGTCCGAACGAGACGGTCGAGGCCCGGTATCTCCTGAAATGTTTCTGGGACTACATGAACGGCAGCCGTTTTTCTCCTGCCGCAACCGTGCCGCGCGAGGAGTTCGTGCGTTTGTTCAGGCAACGTGCCGCTGCGCCGTAG
- a CDS encoding Xaa-Pro peptidase family protein, which produces MGYLSQEERDIRLAKVQTILKAKNLDLTLVYYDEFNIGNGWYLTGWCPQFESGAVLVLKDGSAMLLGGPESEPFAKQDSAITETRNFPVFMVPDEEYPNATITDFPSLFAELKAKEGTIRRAGLVGGGRMPADCYRQITEGFKGVELVDITEDFLALRHDKSAWEREQIRAAFGLADQCYDAMAKAIKPGAMEIEVAAAGEYAARSRGATGFGFSAIVGSGARANAVVPTATTKRLVAGDLVMIGLAPKVQGYAGVMGHTLPVSGEYTASQKELLGHLKEVFRLTKAQLMPGRKGTEIDAPGRAYFEKHGLLKYLVCPFAHTIGLHEAEAPFFGPNSQDALRPGMTICVDVSFFGHPEWNGARIETGYEITKDGPVAFSAKMDTMLTE; this is translated from the coding sequence ATGGGGTACCTCAGTCAGGAAGAACGCGACATTCGGCTTGCCAAGGTTCAGACGATTCTGAAGGCGAAAAACCTTGATCTGACCCTTGTCTACTATGACGAATTCAATATCGGCAATGGGTGGTATCTGACGGGGTGGTGTCCGCAGTTCGAGAGCGGCGCCGTGCTGGTCCTGAAAGATGGGAGTGCGATGTTGCTCGGCGGGCCGGAGAGCGAGCCGTTTGCGAAGCAGGACAGCGCTATTACCGAGACACGGAATTTCCCGGTGTTCATGGTCCCGGACGAGGAGTATCCGAACGCGACGATCACGGATTTCCCGTCGCTGTTCGCGGAACTCAAAGCTAAGGAAGGGACGATTCGCCGCGCGGGACTGGTTGGGGGCGGCCGAATGCCCGCGGACTGTTACCGGCAAATCACCGAAGGGTTCAAGGGTGTGGAGCTGGTGGACATCACGGAGGATTTCCTGGCGTTGCGCCACGACAAGTCAGCATGGGAACGTGAGCAAATCCGTGCGGCTTTTGGGCTTGCGGACCAGTGCTACGACGCGATGGCGAAGGCCATCAAGCCGGGGGCCATGGAGATAGAAGTGGCGGCCGCGGGCGAATATGCAGCGCGGAGCCGGGGCGCCACGGGCTTCGGGTTCAGCGCCATCGTAGGGTCCGGTGCGCGGGCCAATGCGGTTGTGCCGACGGCAACGACGAAACGGCTTGTGGCCGGCGACCTGGTCATGATTGGTCTCGCCCCGAAAGTACAGGGATACGCGGGGGTTATGGGCCACACCCTGCCGGTGTCGGGCGAGTACACGGCGTCGCAGAAGGAACTTCTGGGCCATCTCAAGGAGGTGTTTCGGCTGACGAAAGCGCAATTGATGCCCGGCCGGAAAGGAACCGAGATCGATGCGCCGGGCCGCGCCTATTTCGAGAAGCACGGCCTGCTGAAATACCTGGTATGCCCGTTCGCGCATACAATAGGGCTGCATGAGGCCGAGGCCCCCTTCTTCGGGCCCAACAGCCAGGACGCCCTCAGGCCCGGTATGACGATTTGCGTTGATGTGAGTTTCTTTGGCCATCCCGAATGGAACGGCGCCCGCATCGAAACGGGCTATGAAATCACCAAGGATGGCCCCGTCGCGTTCAGCGCCAAAATGGACACGATGCTCACGGAGTGA